From the genome of Primulina huaijiensis isolate GDHJ02 chromosome 11, ASM1229523v2, whole genome shotgun sequence:
TGTTGACAGTTTGTGCTGCAAACAATCTGCATGAAGAAGCAGAAAAATACTTTGACGCGATGAAGAGTGAAGGTCATTCTCCCAATGTCTTCCATTACAGCTCTCTGCTTAATGCATACGCTGTTGATGGCAACTATAAGAAGGCCGATGAGTTGATTCACGAGATGAAATCTGCAGGATTGGAATTGAATAAAGTGAGTTTCTAAGTCTGTCCTTGACCGGTTAACAAAATCCTTTTCTATTTGTATGGGTTAATCACTTTAACATGCTAATTAGGATGTACAGAATAGATGGAACTTTATACAGTATGAATATGACATTTCAGATTTGTAAGCTATACGGAAACCATGGTGAGGCCATTCTTATAAGAATGCTCGTACCTCAAATTCAATAAATGCGAGAAAGAGAACATCCACATTTTGTCAATTTTGCTGAAACTATGTTTGCTTCCCCTATTGCAGGTTATTTTATCAACACTGCTAAAAGTTTATGTTAAAGGAGGATTGTTtgagaaatcaagaaaactaCTGGATGAACTGCAAGCTCTAGGCTATGCTGAAGATGAGGTAATCATTCATTGACTTCACGCGATTcctttataatttaaaatgatgaccCTTTGTCTCCGTGTCTGTCTGAAATTTGTTTTCTGTATTTTGTTCTCCTGAATATGTACTTTACAAATGGCTTGTTAATTATCTGATAAGAGAACTTTACCCTACCAGCAAGGTTAAGAAGAGTTGACAAGAGGCACTTGAAAAATCATATGCATATGATATTATGATCattcttgttttcttttatgctaatctatatatatatatatatatatatatatatatttccattTTTTGGTCTCTAAATCAGTTAATGTGTATTTGGAACTTAAAAGTAAACTGAAGATAAAAGGCCTACAGTGCCTAGAAAACAACTCCATATCAAATTAATGCCATCAACGTGTATTGAcatgaaaataataatcattttaatttaaaggaAGTCTTTTATATATTTACCTTCTAAATTGACAATGCTATGGATGAAGTAAACTATCCAAAACCTTTCTTATCCTTTTTCTGTCAATTCCACTAAACTGATCTATATGGAGTTATGAGCTAAATTTTATATTCCTATCACGCCATTTTTACTTTACTTTATGATAGGACTTTTGCTCAATACCTGTCTGTTACTActttccaaaatattttctatagttTTAGCAGGTGACCATCTTTAATCAAAACCCATTCTCTGCAGAGGCCATACTGTTTGCTGATTGATGGACTTGCAAAGTCTGGGCAACTGACGGAAGCCAAACtaatttttgatgaaatgaGGCAAAAAGAAGTGAAAAAtggtactttttttttaaaaaaattatagtttttagCTGGAATCTTTTTGTTACAGGCGGTATATTGTCTGTATCCCGTTCTTCTTAATAATCAGAAAGGTATTAAATTACATGTTATTTCTTTAGTATATAGATTACTTCTATATGTTTAATGTGCAACTCCCGATGACTTTAAAACTGGTCGAAGAATACAATGTTTTGTGACACTGATACTCAGAAACCTCACTCAGTAATACAGTACTTCTGAGTACTAATATCTCCTTGATTCTTTTGGTAATATAAATACACATCTTTTTTTACTCAAGTGACACTGCTTATATTTTTCGCTCAAAATATGCAGATGGTTACTCCTACAGTATTATGATTTCAGCATTTTGCCGAAGTAGcctgattgaagaagccaaggAGTTGGCTTGTGAATTTGAGGCCAAATATGACAAGTATGATGTGGTTATTTTGAACTCAATGCTCTGTGCCTATTGTAGGTCAGGGGACATGAAGAATGTGATGAGCATAATGAAGAAAATGGATGAATCTGGAATTAGTCCCGATTGGATgacatttcaaattttgattaaatatttctGCAAGGAGAAGTTATATTTACTTGCCTACCGTACAATGGAAGACATGCACAAAAAAGGTCATCAACTAGATGAGGTAAGTCACGACTACTGTTGCTTGTTGGAGAGCTATCTTACATAAAAGTTCTTATATTTGGTTGAACAAATAAACAATTTGGAATTACAAATTGATGCCTGATGATGCATGGCGTTTCCGAACCATATGCCTGTGTTTCTTACCGAGCTTTGCTTGATTGTTTTGTCGTCGTCTATGGAACCTGTTGCAACCACAAATTAAGAAACTCTCTGCACAAACTCTAGCCAAATGCTAGTATTTCCCTAGCTAAGCTAGTCACAGCCCTAAAAACAAACAACAGAATGAATGTCCCCTCCCTTCTCCTCTCATTTATTCTTCTCCTTTTCTCCCCTTCCACGTGATCTGTAACTGCCTATGGGCCTTCCTGACTTGGGcctttttttgttaaatatctAGGCTAAATAATAATTGGGTCCGTAACAGAACCTCTCTCCTCAGTTTTGGTTAGCTATTGTTGTTAGTCAAACTAGCGTATACCTTATTGTGTATCTTTTCCGTATCAGTCTTTATCATTTATTAGAATATATTTTTAGTCATGTATCTTAGGCTGATTTGTTGGCCCCTAATTTTGGGGATCTTGTTGTATCAGTTCCTATTCTTTAGGAATTAGCTGTACACTAATGTGTATTTATGGACTGTGTTCTTCTATTGTGAATAATATGATTAGAATTATTCTCTCTCAAAACTTCAGCTATTGTAGGAATAATACCTTTCATATGTCTTCTTTTGGATGCTTGCTTCCAGTGTAGTGATAGGGTAACTCGAAGTTGACCTTCTATGATTTAAAGACCTAAAAtctattgaatttatttttatcaggaACTGAACCTTGCATGTTCTTGGTATTTCTCAAATGTGTGGAGATTAACATGCTTCAATTTGAACAACAAAGCACTGAAACTATGCGAAACTTGCGCAACTATATTGCTGGGTTATTTTGAGACCTTATGCTGCTAGCAACTGAATGCTACTTTAATTTTGATGAACATGTTCTGTTTGTTAggatgagacattaaacaagcTATAAACTCAGTGAACATTACTAGTATCTTACAGGTTATTCTAGTGCAGGGCCTCTCCATTGCTTTGATCAATTGTCTTGGTAAAGTTGCTGCGCATTCAGAAGCATTCTCGGTGTACAATATGCTGAAATATAGCAAAAGGACAATAAACAAGGACCTCCATGAAAGAATTTTACACTCTCTACTTGCAGGAGGACTTCTGAAAGATGCATATGTAGTGGTCAAGGTATGTAATTATGTTGGGACAATCTTCGTTAGAATATCACTTCATGTGGTTTTACATTTCTGAGCACTCCATATTTTCCAGGACAATGCAAAGCTGATTTCTCAGCATGCTATTAAGAAGTTTGCTACCTCATTTATGGATAAAGGCAATATAAACTTGGTGAATGATGTGATCAAGTCCTTGCACAGCAACGCTTGCAATATTGATCCGgtaaaaatttgattatttagcAATATCATCAAATTTGGGTGTTTTTGTCTTGGATGTAGACTATTGTGAAACAACAATTTATCCTATTATCTTATGTGGTTGCAATTGATCTCTCTTGGGGGTtgacaatttaaaaaatttgaatcgcATTGCTAGTGCTACTTatagtttcttttttttttcttttttttttcttgatgcaGCTAGTTATAGTTTCTGGCACAACAATCACTCTATTCTCATCATATCTAAAATATACGCGTCTGATTATCATGGATTGTTGGGTAGTGCAAATATTGGGAAGATGATTGTTGGGGAGCTGCCTGCGGAATAGTTATTTATGTACTATAAAAATTGACACATAGAGCTCGATCTACTACACAGTTTAAACATTTATATTGCAGCAACATTTTCAACTATAGcattttttacaataaaaaagaaaagtgTTTGGCACTACATGAATTACTGTTCTTTTGTGTTCGGTTGCATTTGTTGTATTTCAAGATTCTGGCTTTTGTTTCATTTCCTGTTTCAGGACATATTTCACATGGCCATTTCTCGTTACATTAAGCAATCTGAAAAGAAAGAGCTGCTTCTTCATTTGCTTCAGTGGATGCCTGGTCGAGGCTATGCTGTTGATTTGTCTGCAAgaaatttgatccttgaaaatTCCCACTTGTTCGGGCGTCAATTTGTGACAGAATTAATGTGTAAGCATTATGCAGTGTTGAAAACAAATAAATCCCGTGAGGGGAAGGCCAGATAAACTAGAGCTCGTGGTGTCTCAGGTATGCAATCGTCCTTGGATTACCTTTTTCTTTAAAGTTGAGTTTTGATGAAGGGCGGCCACTTTATCCAATTTCATAAGCAATGACTTTGCCAATACTTCTCTTATTTAGCAAATCATCTAATGTTTTAGATATCCTAGCCGCCTCATACTAGTTGGACCTGTGTCCCAACAGATACAACTTGGAAAGTCCTCCCAAATTGGTTCGACGGACTGATTCATTTATGTTAAGGTGACtacaaattctcaactagttTCTTGTGATCAGAAAAGCGATCTTTGCAGGCAGATGCTTTTAATATGGTTATGAAGAGTTCATGTGGAATCTGGACAAAAGGTACAACAATCACTAATATCTGCTCTAGTTGAGAAAGATGTACTATAACGGTGGACACGACACTCGCCGATCCTGGTAATGAGCATATCTGGACAGAAACGGCTTTCTGTCGACCACAAATTTTGCGTAGATGTGTGCCCTGTGAGTAATATCTAGAGGCATGTCAGTTTGGGACTAACTTTTTAGCTGCTTCTTACCTTGAAGAACAAACTTCATCATGAAAAGCCCGTTCAAGTTCTTGAACTGCGGTGTTGGATGAATGATTCATGTAAATTGGTGGCATTCGGTTGGACTTTATATTCGATTgtttttaaatgtaattttgaaaattttttttgcttATAAATTTCGAAAGTTGATACGATGGAGATAgaagagaaaaatataataatgaagCAATGTGATAATGGCATGAAAGGGTTGTGCTTTGAATAGTTgattcaaatataaaatgataATATATGGGATAAAAAATTCGAATAAAAAGAAGGAAAGagtaaagtttttttaaaaaaatatataacaaagtcggaataaatattttatgggaAAAGATAACCATTGAAATTAAACTTATTCACAATAATTTTTGTCAGATTATTGTACGgataaattttgtgagacgaatttcTGATTCGATTTAacttatgaaaaagtattattttatataaaaaaatattattttttatgataattatggATTTTGTCAACCCGTTTGATGAATTTTCGGCATTTTTTCAGTGAAgccaataataaaaaaatattttgaagaaactactgaatgattaaatttttttagtagcaaaaacttgtgtgagacggtctcacgtgtattactttttatgctaagagcattatttttattgtggatATCGGTATAGTTgatccgtttcacagataaGAGATCTACTCTTTTATAGTGATACTCAGATCAATCTGGAACATATTAGAATCTGATCTAATTTAATCCATTTTAATCTGGATTGATTCCAAATTGAACTAAATTTGACTTTAATGTTGAATCGGGCCGGATTGCTTGAAAACAAATCCGGAACCACTTGAATCTAGATTGGTTTGAATCCAattgaataatatatatttttttatttaagtttgTTCCATAATAATTTCTTTTATGTACATAGttgtcaaaaaataaataaataaaattattacaatTATTTTCTACTTGGGTCCAATTTTCTTTTGGTTTAGGATTAGGATGAGTAATTTTTCCTAATCGGATAAATTTGGTAGCCCTATATACCACAACCGGTCGATTACGTCCCTACATCTTTATGTAAATATCAAATAACAATTAGAATCTACGTACTCACATGAATACTTATTTACTTTTATCTATTTAATCAAATTACAACTAATAATTAAAAGAGTAGAAATGAAAATTGTGTGGAATAGTGCTGATTAGTAGtgtaaacgaatcgaatatCACCAAAATTTTAAGGTTCGAATTCGATTCAAAGatcgaaaattttaatatgtatGATTTTAGGTTGTTTCTAAATAAACTCGATTTTGAGCTCGAACATTCGAACATATCACGAGCTATTAGAAAATAATgactcaaaatatattattttaaaaatattaaaactcgtGCGAGATTcgcaaaatattaataatataatttgagTTCGAGTTCTACTCGAAGAAAAATTCGAATATTTTTTTAGCTCTAACtcgaatttaataatttgaaatatgagttatactaaataaaatggatcaaattgttgaaaattaatatttgaatattgaatatttgaatgttgaaaataagaaagttgaatgttgaaaataagagttataaatatttaaaattagtgtgtgatgatgaatgtaatgatgtaattatttttggattattttcaaatattttctataaatatatctctcatttgtgaagaaaatcacaattgagttgagaaaaaaatattataaagtgtgtagtgagataattttgagagtttgaaatctttattttttatcgtaaatttttactttttcataacaCAAATGATTCAattttcatgatatatatacacacacgttTATCTGTCGTCTTGTCCGCAGCACAACATATTACTTGTGCAGCATCGACACATCAATGGCCGGATTTCAATACCCGGTCCCTATTAACCCGACCCGTACCCGGATAGGATGGATAGGTATCGGCGTGATGGGAGCCGCCATGGCCTCACGGCTTCTCTCCGCCGGATACTCCCTCTCAATTTATGCCCGCTCACCTTCTAAAGCCGCTGCCCTGCTCTCCCTCGGAGCCCACCTGGCCACCTCCCCGGCTGACCTCGTTGCCTCCACCGATGTCATCTTCACCATGATCGGCCATCCCTCAGATGTCAGACATCTCGTTCTCGATACCCTTGTCCCTTCCCTGAAACCGAACACAGTCATCATAGATCACACCAGCAGCCACCCCGCACTGGCCAGGGAAATCCACAGTTCCGCCCACCAGAGACACTGCCATGCAATCGATGCCCCAGTATCGGGCGGCGATATCGGCGCCAGGGAAGGGAAGTTGGCAATCTTCGCCGGTGGAGATGCTGAAGTAGTTGAATGGCTAAAACCATTGTTCGATGTACTCGGGAAGGTTACATACATGGGCAGCGCGGGGAAGGGGCAGAGCTGTAAAATAGCGAACCAGATAGTTGTCGGCGGGAGTTTGGTGGGATTAAGCGAAGGGCTTGTATTCGCCGAGAAGGCGGGGCTGGACAAGAAGAAGTTCTTGGGGGCTATAAGGGGAGGCGCAGCTGGGTCTATGGCGTTGGAATTGTTTGGAGAGAGGATGATTGACAGAGATTTTAGGCCTGGGGGATTCGCAGAGTATATGGTGAAAGATTTGGGAATGGCAGTGGATGTAGAGGAGGAAAGGCGCAGGGACGAGGCTGTGGTGTTGCCCGGAGCTGGGCTGTGTAAGCAGCTGTATTCGGGGATGGTGGCCAATGGAGATGGGAAGCTGGGTACTCAGGGAGTCATCACTGTGGTGGAGAGGATCAATGGAATCAGAGATTGATTCAGCACAAACTTTTTGCAATTTGCAATTTGCAATGTCCTCACTTCTTCCACCCCTTGTGGGATCTTGTTtggtttgttttgtttttagttATAATTGGATTTCGAACCCGGAACATGTCTCAAACTTTCGTGCCCTCGTAGGATCTTTCCTGTATGGTTGCATATGTTATTGGATTTTAATTACTTCATTTTTCGGTCTCATAGCTGTAAAAATTATTGGATTTGAAAATTAGCCCTTTTTAGAGTTCTCATTTTGATATCCCAGGACTTACATGTTCTTGCATACGAATAGATTATTGGATACAACAATGATCTAGTACGACCGAAATCTAGTGGTTAAAATTTATCATCTATAGCTTTTGATATGTTAGCAAACGTTAGATCCAACAAAAAGGTGAAAAAGAAACTACGTCATTCTAAgcacataaaatattattctaCTTCGAGTTACTGAAACAGCGACCCAAAAGGTTTCGCCTGTGAATGTACATGCTGTAAGATTACGTATCTTTACTCCATGTAACGGATATTCACAACGCTTATCGTGATTCATCCACAGGTACTTCAGAATATGTACACGAAAGGGTTTCTACATTGGTCCCGTTTTCCTTAGCCTTGGTCCATGATATTCTCCACGACTGCAGTAAACTGAGCCTGAAGTGAAAAGGTAAAAACAAACCATGTTAATGGGGTGTAAATACGAATGAGCAGGAATAAGCATTATTTTGGTATAAGTACATAGCTCAAGTCAAGAATCAGATACCTTtccaataacaatacaacacaAGACATGACATACCTTGTTCAAAGCAAATCGTTGCATCTCCATCATTCAAGTGGAAGCCAAGTAGCTTAAAACTATGCATTTAAGTTGCGCTAAGATTGATGGATTTTAGTTGGAGGGAAGGGTTTGATTTGGCGAAGATTTAAGGGTCAAATGACACCATCTTTGgtatatttgaaaatcatataaatttatattaaaattgcaTAATTTGATATGgagtggatttgaaatccactTGAATTTTGTTAATCCAAACAAGatgaaattttaaatccatGAATCCAAGCACAACCCTAGGTTTCGTGGGGGCCAAAGTAAACTTGAAAAATCTTGGGGGGTAAATAACAATATATTGGACCATATGATAATTAAGACAGTCCTTTCTGTGCCAATACCTTACAGcattcattaatttttatcCATCTTAAGGCAAAGGAATAGTATCAACAAACACATGAACTTGATTGCATTATTCTAGTATGCTGCTATTCTAATGCCTTGATGTAATAATTTTCCTCCTGAGGTCCACTGTAGCAGCGATACATAGGTACACAGTCAAGACTTCATAAAGTtacccaaatttttaacaaacGTGCTTAACTAGCTTCAAGTCAACATCAGCACGTTTGAATGGTTGTGTGCATCTATCACGACCAGCTCAGGTTGAGGCTCAACAGCGGTTCT
Proteins encoded in this window:
- the LOC140987945 gene encoding pentatricopeptide repeat-containing protein At1g10910, chloroplastic isoform X1, encoding MEVSSVLGNGYQSVLCLPKTRPIKNSPPITALAVVPPPRRTASTSTSTGKQGEVRTQPTNSSTRFSGNHSASYKIRQSAILEVLQTSDLAPALLRLGEVLKAQDLNVVLRHFGELKRWKDLSQLFDWMEQHGKTNSASYSSYIKFVGRGSNSMKAIEIYSNIKDETMRGNVSVCNSTLYCLIKSGKIESSFKLFNQMKGAGLVPDIVTYSTLLVGCAKVKGGYSKAMELIQEIKSQELHMDIVMYGTLLTVCAANNLHEEAEKYFDAMKSEGHSPNVFHYSSLLNAYAVDGNYKKADELIHEMKSAGLELNKVILSTLLKVYVKGGLFEKSRKLLDELQALGYAEDERPYCLLIDGLAKSGQLTEAKLIFDEMRQKEVKNDGYSYSIMISAFCRSSLIEEAKELACEFEAKYDKYDVVILNSMLCAYCRSGDMKNVMSIMKKMDESGISPDWMTFQILIKYFCKEKLYLLAYRTMEDMHKKGHQLDEGLSIALINCLGKVAAHSEAFSVYNMLKYSKRTINKDLHERILHSLLAGGLLKDAYVVVKDNAKLISQHAIKKFATSFMDKGNINLVNDVIKSLHSNACNIDPDIFHMAISRYIKQSEKKELLLHLLQWMPGRGYAVDLSARNLILENSHLFGRQFVTELMCKHYAVLKTNKSREGKAR
- the LOC140987945 gene encoding pentatricopeptide repeat-containing protein At1g10910, chloroplastic isoform X2 gives rise to the protein MEQHGKTNSASYSSYIKFVGRGSNSMKAIEIYSNIKDETMRGNVSVCNSTLYCLIKSGKIESSFKLFNQMKGAGLVPDIVTYSTLLVGCAKVKGGYSKAMELIQEIKSQELHMDIVMYGTLLTVCAANNLHEEAEKYFDAMKSEGHSPNVFHYSSLLNAYAVDGNYKKADELIHEMKSAGLELNKVILSTLLKVYVKGGLFEKSRKLLDELQALGYAEDERPYCLLIDGLAKSGQLTEAKLIFDEMRQKEVKNDGYSYSIMISAFCRSSLIEEAKELACEFEAKYDKYDVVILNSMLCAYCRSGDMKNVMSIMKKMDESGISPDWMTFQILIKYFCKEKLYLLAYRTMEDMHKKGHQLDEGLSIALINCLGKVAAHSEAFSVYNMLKYSKRTINKDLHERILHSLLAGGLLKDAYVVVKDNAKLISQHAIKKFATSFMDKGNINLVNDVIKSLHSNACNIDPDIFHMAISRYIKQSEKKELLLHLLQWMPGRGYAVDLSARNLILENSHLFGRQFVTELMCKHYAVLKTNKSREGKAR
- the LOC140987992 gene encoding probable 3-hydroxyisobutyrate dehydrogenase-like 2, mitochondrial, whose protein sequence is MAGFQYPVPINPTRTRIGWIGIGVMGAAMASRLLSAGYSLSIYARSPSKAAALLSLGAHLATSPADLVASTDVIFTMIGHPSDVRHLVLDTLVPSLKPNTVIIDHTSSHPALAREIHSSAHQRHCHAIDAPVSGGDIGAREGKLAIFAGGDAEVVEWLKPLFDVLGKVTYMGSAGKGQSCKIANQIVVGGSLVGLSEGLVFAEKAGLDKKKFLGAIRGGAAGSMALELFGERMIDRDFRPGGFAEYMVKDLGMAVDVEEERRRDEAVVLPGAGLCKQLYSGMVANGDGKLGTQGVITVVERINGIRD